A genomic region of Arachis hypogaea cultivar Tifrunner chromosome 5, arahy.Tifrunner.gnm2.J5K5, whole genome shotgun sequence contains the following coding sequences:
- the LOC112802361 gene encoding uncharacterized protein isoform X2, whose product MLSMRRTPPIIQFNKILGSLSKTKHFHEGVSLFKQLQARGIAPDLFTLSIVINCCCGMGRMTLAFSVMAKIFRMGFQPDTITLTTILKGLCLCGSVEKAVRFHDRVLAHGFHFDQVTYGTLINGLCKTGHTSAAIQVLRKIPQYGIAPDVFMYSAIIDSLCKDTLVSQAFHLFSEMLGKGVSPNVIICNSLIFGLCLEGQYKEAIDLLSDMVLRNITPDVYTYSILIDGLCKEGKIKHAKSVLAVMAKHGVKPDVVTYTSLMDGYCLVNQVNKAKYIFNTMAQTRVSLDVQSYSIMINGFCKSKMVDEALNLFEEMRRKNLVPNTVTYNTLFDGLSKSKRISRALELLVEMHDRGQAADVVTYNSLLDGMFKNQQPNKAFMLFNQMKECAIDPNIHTYNILIDGLCKGGRLIDAKEIFQDLSFKGYRPNVRTYNIIINGLCKEGLFEEALALLSKMEGNGCLPDAVTFETIIHALFEKDENDMAEKLLREMVARGLLN is encoded by the coding sequence ATGCTCTCTATGCGTCGTACTCCTCCCATCATCCAATTTAACAAGATTTTGGGATCCCTTTCCAAGACGAAGCATTTCCACGAAGGCGTTTCCCTTTTTAAGCAATTGCAAGCCAGAGGAATCGCTCCCGACTTATTTACTTTGAGCATCGTAATTAATTGTTGTTGCGGCATGGGTCGTATGACGCTTGCTTTCTCTGTAATGGCCAAGATTTTCAGGATGGGTTTTCAGCCTGATACCATAACATTGACAACAATCCTGAAAGGTCTCTGTCTATGTGGTAGTGTTGAAAAAGCAGTGCGCTTTCATGACAGAGTGCTGGCTCATGGATTTCACTTCGACCAAGTCACTTATGGGACCTTGATCAATGGGCTCTGTAAGACCGGACACACATCAGCTGCTATTCAAGTGCTGAGAAAGATCCCACAGTATGGGATTGCTCCTGATGTCTTCATGTACAGCGCAATTATTGATAGCCTCTGCAAGGATACACTTGTAAGTCaggcttttcatttattttctgaaATGCTTGGTAAGGGAGTTTCTCCTAATGTTATCATATGCAATTCTCTCATTTTTGGATTGTGTCTTGAGGGTCAATATAAGGAAGCCATTGATTTGTTAAGTGATATGGTGCTTAGAAACATTACTCCTGATGTTTATACCTATAGTATTTTGATAGATGGGCTATGCAAAGAAGGAAAGATCAAACATGCCAAGAGTGTATTGGCTGTAATGGCAAAACATGGTGTGAAACCAGATGTGGTTACTTATACCAGCTTAATGGATGGATATTGTTTGGTTAATCAGGTAAATAAGGCAAAATATATATTCAACACAATGGCCCAAACTAGAGTTTCACTCGATGTTCAAAGTTACAGTATCATGATTAATGGCTTCTGCAAAAGTAAAATGGTCGATGAAGCCTTGAATCTCTTCGAAGAAATGCGTCGCAAGAACTTGGTTCCAAACACGGTAACTTACAACACTCTTTTTGATGGCTTGAGCAAATCGAAGAGAATCTCCCGTGCTTTGGAGCTTCTTGTCGAGATGCATGATAGAGGTCAAGCCGCTGATGTAGTCACTTACAATTCGTTGTTGGATGGGATGTTCAAAAACCAACAACCTAACAAGGCATTTATGTTATTCAATCAAATGAAAGAGTGTGCCATTGATCCAAATATACACACTTACAATATACTTATAGATGGCCTATGCAAAGGTGGAAGACTTATAGATGCAAAAGAGATTTTTCAAGATCTTTCCTTTAAAGGCTATCGTCCAAATGTGAGGACATACAATATTATTATCAATGGGCTCTGCAAAGAGGGCTTGTTTGAAGAAGCCTTGGCACTCTTGTCAAAAATGGAAGGCAATGGTTGCTTACCAGATGCTGTGACTTTTGAAACTATTATTCATGCtttgtttgaaaaagatgagaatgaCATGGCAGAGAAACTTCTTCGGGAAATGGTTGCTAGAGGCTTATTGAATTGA
- the LOC140173261 gene encoding uncharacterized protein, whose translation MELCGCCASENGIWPKVEGVGEGVCYYGYYGSPGKRATIQVIQDGAGAKTRGPTVSSFVRASCRHDTILFCPPETETIVNYKRLLWCFELMSGLSINFDKSNLISVNCEQGWIDQACRLLGCQQAALSIRYLGISLGANPRLVRTWKPIIEKVEQKLSLWKAKVLNKAGKLVLIKLVLNSLPIYYLSLYKMPKAVADRIIALQRNFMWCKEDGTSGIPLVKWELVQAPKKAGGLGVGDAVLRNTALLFKWWW comes from the exons ATGGAGCTTTGTGGATGTTGTGCTTCAGAAAATGGGATTTGGCCAAAGGTGGAGGGCGTGGGTGAAGGAGTGTGTTACTACGGCTACTATGGCAGTCCTGGTAAACGGGCCACCATCCAAGTCATTCAAGATGGAGCGGGGGCTAAGACAAGGGGACCCACTGTCTCCTCTTTTGTTCGTGCTAGTTGTCGAC ATGACACCATTTTGTTCTGCCCACCGGAGACTGAAACAATTGTGAACTATAAGAGGCTGTTGTggtgctttgagttgatgtctgGACTGAGTATCAATTTTGATAAATCGAATCTGATTTCGGTTAACTGTGAGCAGGGATGGATCGATCAGGCGTGTCGCCTATTGGGTTGCCAACAGGCCGCTTTATCGATAAGGTATTTGGGAATCTCTCTAGGAGCGAATCCGCGCCTAGTGAGGACTTGGAAACCAATCATCGAAAAGGTGGAACAGAAGCTTAGCTTATGGAAAGCGAAGGTTTTAAATAAAGCAGGTAAGCTTGTACTTATCAAGTTAGTGTTGAATAGCCTCCCCATATATTACTTAAGTCTGTACAAGATGCCGAAGGCAGTGGCGGATAGGATTATTGCATTACAAAGGAACTTTATGTGGTGTAAGGAGGACGGTACATCTGGTATACCTCTGGTGAAATGGGAGTTGGTCCAGGCCCCAAAAAAAGCTGGGGGACTGGGGGTTGGTGATGCAGTGTTGAGGAACACAGCGcttctgtttaagtggtggtggtga
- the LOC112802361 gene encoding uncharacterized protein isoform X1: MLSLFLFSPIMLRYALQIPNSVSHSALSLCFPSTSSLHSHSHPQSLDEAVDSFTRMLSMRRTPPIIQFNKILGSLSKTKHFHEGVSLFKQLQARGIAPDLFTLSIVINCCCGMGRMTLAFSVMAKIFRMGFQPDTITLTTILKGLCLCGSVEKAVRFHDRVLAHGFHFDQVTYGTLINGLCKTGHTSAAIQVLRKIPQYGIAPDVFMYSAIIDSLCKDTLVSQAFHLFSEMLGKGVSPNVIICNSLIFGLCLEGQYKEAIDLLSDMVLRNITPDVYTYSILIDGLCKEGKIKHAKSVLAVMAKHGVKPDVVTYTSLMDGYCLVNQVNKAKYIFNTMAQTRVSLDVQSYSIMINGFCKSKMVDEALNLFEEMRRKNLVPNTVTYNTLFDGLSKSKRISRALELLVEMHDRGQAADVVTYNSLLDGMFKNQQPNKAFMLFNQMKECAIDPNIHTYNILIDGLCKGGRLIDAKEIFQDLSFKGYRPNVRTYNIIINGLCKEGLFEEALALLSKMEGNGCLPDAVTFETIIHALFEKDENDMAEKLLREMVARGLLN; this comes from the coding sequence ATGTTATCATTGTTCTTATTCTCACCAATAATGTTAAGGTATGCTCTTCAAATCCCAAATTCTGTTTCCCACTCTGCTCTCAGTCTTTGCTTCCCTTCAACTTCATCCCTACACTCTCACTCTCATCCCCAATCGCTTGATGAAGCTGTTGATTCCTTCACTCGCATGCTCTCTATGCGTCGTACTCCTCCCATCATCCAATTTAACAAGATTTTGGGATCCCTTTCCAAGACGAAGCATTTCCACGAAGGCGTTTCCCTTTTTAAGCAATTGCAAGCCAGAGGAATCGCTCCCGACTTATTTACTTTGAGCATCGTAATTAATTGTTGTTGCGGCATGGGTCGTATGACGCTTGCTTTCTCTGTAATGGCCAAGATTTTCAGGATGGGTTTTCAGCCTGATACCATAACATTGACAACAATCCTGAAAGGTCTCTGTCTATGTGGTAGTGTTGAAAAAGCAGTGCGCTTTCATGACAGAGTGCTGGCTCATGGATTTCACTTCGACCAAGTCACTTATGGGACCTTGATCAATGGGCTCTGTAAGACCGGACACACATCAGCTGCTATTCAAGTGCTGAGAAAGATCCCACAGTATGGGATTGCTCCTGATGTCTTCATGTACAGCGCAATTATTGATAGCCTCTGCAAGGATACACTTGTAAGTCaggcttttcatttattttctgaaATGCTTGGTAAGGGAGTTTCTCCTAATGTTATCATATGCAATTCTCTCATTTTTGGATTGTGTCTTGAGGGTCAATATAAGGAAGCCATTGATTTGTTAAGTGATATGGTGCTTAGAAACATTACTCCTGATGTTTATACCTATAGTATTTTGATAGATGGGCTATGCAAAGAAGGAAAGATCAAACATGCCAAGAGTGTATTGGCTGTAATGGCAAAACATGGTGTGAAACCAGATGTGGTTACTTATACCAGCTTAATGGATGGATATTGTTTGGTTAATCAGGTAAATAAGGCAAAATATATATTCAACACAATGGCCCAAACTAGAGTTTCACTCGATGTTCAAAGTTACAGTATCATGATTAATGGCTTCTGCAAAAGTAAAATGGTCGATGAAGCCTTGAATCTCTTCGAAGAAATGCGTCGCAAGAACTTGGTTCCAAACACGGTAACTTACAACACTCTTTTTGATGGCTTGAGCAAATCGAAGAGAATCTCCCGTGCTTTGGAGCTTCTTGTCGAGATGCATGATAGAGGTCAAGCCGCTGATGTAGTCACTTACAATTCGTTGTTGGATGGGATGTTCAAAAACCAACAACCTAACAAGGCATTTATGTTATTCAATCAAATGAAAGAGTGTGCCATTGATCCAAATATACACACTTACAATATACTTATAGATGGCCTATGCAAAGGTGGAAGACTTATAGATGCAAAAGAGATTTTTCAAGATCTTTCCTTTAAAGGCTATCGTCCAAATGTGAGGACATACAATATTATTATCAATGGGCTCTGCAAAGAGGGCTTGTTTGAAGAAGCCTTGGCACTCTTGTCAAAAATGGAAGGCAATGGTTGCTTACCAGATGCTGTGACTTTTGAAACTATTATTCATGCtttgtttgaaaaagatgagaatgaCATGGCAGAGAAACTTCTTCGGGAAATGGTTGCTAGAGGCTTATTGAATTGA
- the LOC140173262 gene encoding NDR1/HIN1-like protein 10, translated as MNFVAVNLAPFDQGHKNTTLLQEAVFEGQSSIRLGPKQIVEYNMERSVGIFNDLAVDLDVTIRAKFGRFNSIRFNSQFVKCRRLRVPLISNGKPVATFNVRRCSSPYFFQDRDDEG; from the coding sequence ATGAATTTCGTTGCCGTCAACTTGGCGCCATTTGATCAAGGTCACAAGAACACGACCCTCCTTCAAGAAGCCGTGTTTGAAGGACAAAGCTCGATTCGACTCGGGCCAAAGCAAATTGTTGAGTACAACATGGAGAGGAGTGTGGGCATTTTCAATGACTTGGCCGTCGATTTGGATGTTACGATAAGGGCTAAGTTTGGGAGGTTCAATAGCATCCGGTTCAATTCGCAGTTTGTTAAGTGTCGCCGGCTCAGGGTTCCTTTGATTTCGAATGGTAAACCAGTGGCAACATTTAATGTTAGAAGGTGTAGTAGTCCTTATTTCTTTCAGGATCGGGATGATGAGGGATAG